The DNA region aaaagaggaactacctcttaaacatgcatatcttaatttgatgttgctttaaaacgctgaaatatataatgtattttattctgaaggtgaaagtggtccagttatttaactgcctgcggcgccgtcaggatcacgtttttttccccctttaattaagtggatacagcttacaatactcgttcaagagtaagggattgctcaaaactatgctattttacatatttctgttacttgtgtacaatcacaatgaaaaaacagatgtgtatgctatttgtaaaaaaaaaaaaaaatgtaaacaagatgctggttcaagggcgcgtcacagaaattgcctacaattctgcatataggcttgctacttattaattttattttatttcgttttgttaaattattattcattaagaaatttatatttcgcatatgggcatttttatttattttacatacagcttttttgggttttctctgtgcataagatctgcgcgtgatgttctgatgctgctttttgcttgtgtacaattaacccctcaaaacgaatttaactgttattaatgtgtcacagccacgattcaatttaaatgtaatttaagacaatcttgtcgttaataataactaaacgcgtcggttgtcctttggaaaaaaaaaaaacagaaattaacatttctattatcaatgcagtctaataaaagttcaacaggaaaaaaataaaagaaaataataataaaactgctcctgcttatgaataaatttttgcttgatgatgaagtatctaaatagtctataggatataacaaagtgcttttccagtcccgcttccacgaggttttattccgcatccacccgctccgcgctatattaactatattattcgcccgcggcccgcttagaataaatttctaagcaccaaaatcgcaaaaatactgtagtttatatttatccttcccatttctatctgtctctactcaaattaattgtcagtgtatctaaaattgtgtatcttagaaaaagaaaaagacgaactacctcttaaacatgcatatcttaatttgatgttgctttaaaacgctgaaatatataatgtatgttattgtgaaggtgaaagttgtcgagttatttaactgcctgcggtgccgtcaggatcacttggtttttttccccttaataaagtggatacagcttacaatactcgttcaagagtacggcattgcttaaaactatgatattttacatatttctgttatttgtgtacaatcacaataaaaataaaaaaaaaacaaaaaaaaaacgtgtaggctatttgtaaaaaaaaaaaaaaaaatggaaacaagatgctggtttaagggcgcatcacagaaattgcctaaaattctgcatataggcttgctacttattaatttgttaaattattattcattcagaaaagaaaaacatatatttcttatgtgggcctattttatttattattatatataggtttgttgggtttttctctgtgcataagctctgcacgtgaggttctgatgtttatgctgcttcttgcttgtgtataattaatccctgaaaacgaatttagcggtttacgtcagttgtcggttggagaaataaaataaccgaaattaacatttctgtttccgatgcagtctaataaatgttcgtcaggaaaacaaagaaagaaaacaaaataacaatacaactgcacctgcttatgaataggctatctttttgctattggtttgaaccataatttcaggaaagaggaatcattgaactattgtactggtatttgtgaccaacgccccctagagctggccatggtgtttggctacagaatgttgttccttgcgccacctggtggatattatatgaagtgcaacaacgttgtaaaaaaatctaaaaaagccgctgcggcaggacgcgtgcccacgcgtgccgaattgcaggctgccgcgtgaaaatagacgcatttttaatggccagatctgtattttcagtcaaaacaagtcaaaattaagtgagtttttgcttaagacaagcaaaataatctgccaatgaggtaagaaaaataatcttatttcaaacagaaaacaagattatttttcttaccccattagcagattattttgcttgtttcaagcaaaaacacacttaattttgacttggtttttaCTGAAAATAAGATTCTGAAGCAAACTGTCTTgaaggtcaagggggttgaatacttttgatcgcaactgtatttaaaatataaaacttgtgtaacattataaatgttttcacTCTCACGTAAAAATAAAAGTTCCCTTGCTAAATAACAGTATTCATTTATTTCCTAAAATGTTACTGACCCCAAATACTCTAGTATagcattaataaataatatattagaaTATATAGCATTTATCATGGTTAGACATTAACATGACATTAATTGGAAAAATATTAACATTCCACagctgggaaaaaaaataagGTCAAGTATTTTACCTCATGTTTCTTGAAGAACTCTGAGGCCTTCAGTGCCTGTTTAATAGCTTCAAGCCGTGTAATATAGGAGTTCTGTTAGATAGGTGAAGGAGAAGAACAAAGTATGAATTAATAATAAGAATTACGCTTTTTCAGTAGTCACTGAAGTAAAGCTCCAATTACACAAGGGCACCATGTAAGTGCTGTTCTTTTTCTGTGCTTGCCTgttgtaaaataaatacattttaaatacttttaatataATGATTTGAAAGCATATAGTCCCCATATTGCACAGATGAGCTTTTATGATACTGTTTTAACTGCCTAATGGCAGCATCAACGATATTTACCCTTTTTACATCAGAATACATATATATCCTGGATACAAAGTACTTGAGGTACTTGAGTACTTGTTCATTAAGCCACAAAGAGAACATTGTTCCACTGAAATGTAGGTGTGCATGCATTATGGCAAAGAAACAGGTTGGTCAGGTTCATAAGAACTCACGCACAATTATGTTTTTATTGCCTTCGACGAAATCCTTAAAGACCTGAATGACGTCTTCCTTTGACCGGGTCTTTTTGAAGTCTGTCTTGCAGGTTTCCCCTctctgaaaaaagaaaacaatgtaCTGTATTGAAtgtaggaaaaaagtcagatgaaGAGCTTTTACTGACAAAAACAGCAGGTTGAGGATGATACAATGTTTAGTGGGAACCTTGGTAATAATCAGTGCACTCTCAGagaaggtacaaaagctgtcaatgGGGCTGTATGCTTTTaaaaggtacacttttgtaccttttACGTACCaatatgtacactttaggtagtaatatgtgaccctggaccacaaaaccagtcataagggtcaattaaaaaaaaaaaaaaaaagctgaataaatacactttccattgatgtatggtttgttaggatataacaatatttggcacaactatttgaacatttggaatcaaaatactgagaaaattacctttaaagttgtccaaatgaagttattagcaatgcatattactaattaaaaattaggctttgataaatttatggtaggaaatgttcaaaatatcttcatggaacatgatcttttcttaataacccaatgatttctggcattaaagaaaaacaatcattttgacccatacaatgtattttgggctatttctacaaaaatacccatgctaagactggttttgtggtccagggtcacatatgtacattTAAGGTACCAATATGGAAACTTTAGGTAAAaaaagtgtaccttttgaaaaggtccAACCTCAgtaacagcttttgtacctttttttctgagagtgttcAAAACATGTCAGTTAATACATTAATTCTTGTACACTTATTAGAGTTTAAAATGATTTGTAAATAAACCTAAACTAATTTGTGttactacagaaaaaaatgtaaattattacattattttatcattaatttTACTAACAATTtagaataataattaattataattgtatttatttatgcatttaatagTTTAATATTAAGTTAGTATTCACTTATTTACAATAGACACACACTaaatgtcatttagtgtaacaaaaatcaatttatgacatattaaaagacaaattactttccaCTATGCTAGGTTtcgcccatttgtcagtaagaattttttactcatttaaaacacaataaaatttaatatgctcccttattcttttattaattttaatatgtacaagtcaacataagcatgttgtttgagtttttacataaatattgttacactaaatgacagtgtaacattatttcaaccacattttattctccaaaaacttatttgaaaccttaaaagtatacattttacttacatttaataatttaatactttCTACAGAatgaaatcacttttgtaaatttcttttgacgtggacatcttaatgtctttgagCCTCATATATAATAGTAAGGGTTTTGTTAAATGCAAATGTATATTAATAATGTTATattaacagttttattatttattattaataatattaatatataatatttatagttAATATGAATGGtttttgcaaaaaatgcttttcttacttagatttttttgtcttgtttccagcaaaaatatctaaaaattcttaaatcaagcaggattttctagatgggtaaaaattaatgtcttgttttcagaaaaaacaagtcaaaattaagtgcgtttttgcttgaaacaagctaaataatctgccaatagggttagaaaaatattctttttttttttttttttgcttaccccattggcagattatttagcttgttcaaagcaaaaactcacttaattttgacttgttttttctgaaaacaagacataaatTTTTacccgtctagaaaatccttcttgatttaagaatttttagatattttggctggaaacaagacaaaaaacctaagtaagaaaagcattttttgcagtgagtcAAATTTGACTTGGCTGTGAAGAAGCAGGCTGTGATTTTTAGTCACTGTGGCTACCTTGATACCCTCAATGCGGAAGCCCAGAGTGTTAGTAGAGCTGAGACTTTCTCTCCACTGCATGTAGCGTGGCTTGGTAACAGCCTTTTGTTTCTTCTCCTCCGCTGTAGGAGCCTCACTGTCCACCTCCAGCATCTTATTATACAAGTCTTCACGCAGCTTTGGCTTCACCCTGGCCCGCACCAACTCCTCCTCCAGATATGTTCTGaacaaagaaagagagaaagaaagaaagaaaagaataaaGTAGACTTAAATAACCTAATGTAAAGGTCAACTAATCATGCCTGAAATGTTAATTCAGTCATCTGCAGTTTTCTGCAAGCTTGAACTTTACTTGACTTCCTGTGTGAGAAGAGGAAGTCACCAAGGAACTCCTTGCACAAAATGTCTCTCAGTGTGTAAAATGAATGCGTGAAGTGTGTGTGAGAAGGAAGCCCTCAGGGACGCCCTGTGTCTGCCTCATTGAGCATGCATCTAAGTTGTGACTGCATGTGCACAGGAAGTGGTTATTATTGTTGTGCGAGGGCCTCTCTCTCCTCATGAGCTCCACCCATCACGCTGACAGGATGCAGGCCAACAACCAGAACAGGTGTTTCAGCAGGCAGAGTAAACCTGCCACGCACTATATATTAGCTCGACTCTAAAGAGGCAAGAATTGCATGTTAGCAAAACAAGTAATACTTTCTGTGTTCTCTTTAATAAATTCATATACTattactatattaaaaaaaaaacattatattagtATAATTAATaggatatatttaaatatttgcaatACTCTTatttcatgtcgtttcaaacccttaaaagaatagttcactttcagaacaaaaattaacagataatgtactcccacttgtacatccaagatgttcatgtctttctttcttcagtcgtaaggaaattatgttttttgaggaaaacatttcaggatttctctccatataatggacttctatggtgcccccgagtttgaacttctaaaatgcagcttcaaatggctcttttttttttaaattacaatttatatactttttaacctcaaatgcttgtcttgtctagctctgtgtgtactctgtttagagattaaaaagtatataaattgtaaatgtttttagaaaataaccagacccttcttctttggctgggatcatttagagcgcatttgaagctgcattttggaagctcaaactcgggggcaccatagaagttcattatatggagagaaatcctgaaatgttttcctccaaaaacataatttctttacgactaaagaaagaaagtcatgaacatcttggatgacaagggggtgagtacattatctatacatttttgttctgaaagtgagctactcctttaagacctttgttaatcttcggaacacaaataaatatgtgaccctggaccacaaaaccagtcttaagtcgctggggtatatttgtagcaatagccaaaaatacattgcatgggtcaaaatttttgatttttcttttatgccaaaaatcattaggaaattaagtaaagatcatgttccatgaagattttttgtaaaattcctactgtaaatatatcaaaatgtaatttttgatttttaaaatgcattgttaagaacctaatttggacaactttaaaggtgattttctcagtatttagatttttttgcaccctcagattccagattttcaaatagatgtatctcggtcaaatattgtccgatcctaacaaaccatgcatcaatagaaagcttatttattgagctttcatatgatgtataaatctcagttttgtaaaatttaaccttatgactggttttgtggtccagggtcacatatagatagcaatgcaactgacacatttaaggtccagaaaggtagtaaggacatcgttaaaatagtccatgtgacatcagtggttcaaccgtaatgttatgaaactcTGAGAATaagtaacgactttattcaactatttcttctcttccttgtcaGTCTTTGAGGCATTCACGATAGTACCATGATGCATGcctttgtcacatggactattttaatgatatccGTACTGCCTTTCTGGCTCTTCAAcgtgttagttgtgttgctgtctatgcagggtcagaaagctctcagattgaattaaaaatatcttaatttgtgttttgaagatgaacaaaggtctttggaatgacatgagggtgagtaattaatgagcaaattttcatttttgagtgaactctcTCTTCAAGCAGCACAGTTGTTTTCATCATTGAtgataatttctgaaggatcacgttaCACtgagactagagtaatggctgctgaaaattcagctttgcatcacaggaataaattacattttaaaacatattacaatagaaaacagtccTTTTAAACTGTGatgatatatattaatatttcaaaattctactgtatttttaatggtttttaaagatgtttcttatgctcatcaaggctgcatttatttggtcaaaaatacagaaactgtaatattgtgaaatattgctttaatttaaaataactgttttctatgcgaatatattttaaaacgtaatttattcctgcgatacaaagctaaattttcagcattactccagtcttcagtgtcacatgatccttcagaaatcattctaatatactgatttattatcaatgctgaaaacagttgtgctgcttaatatttttttggaacctgtgatacttcttTCCCCAGGACTCtttaatcaataaaaggttaaaaagaacttttctatttatttcaaatagaaaggttttctaacaatatacactacagttcaaaagtttggggtcggtacatttttattatttcttttttgaaagaaattaatacttttattcaccaaggatgtgttaaattaatacaaagtgatagcatagatttacattgttagaaaagatttatatttagattaaacactgttcttttaaacttgttattcatcaaagaatcctgaaaaaaagaatcacaggtatccaaaaaatatttagcagcacaactgtttccaacattgataattctaataataaatcagcatattagaatgatttctgaaagatcatgtgacactggagtaacagttgatgaatattcagctttgcatcacaggaataaattatattttaaagtatgttaaaataaaaaacattattttatattgtaatacattttgcagtattacagtttttttctgtatatttgatcaaataaatgcagtcttgatgagcataagagacttctttaaaaaacattacaagtcttactgatcccaaacttttgagcggcagtgtataaatatatacagtacacacacatatattgtaCACAAAAACCTTTACTTTGGATGTGATTATTTGTGATttactttgatagaaaggtatttaATGGATTTCAATCAAAAAGgtcgcaattaaaaaaaaaaacatggtcaggtcaaagtttcTGAAAAATtgttggtcccaaatttgtatcagttttactggtagtccactgtatgaagaatttatgagtatatatgtgaccctggaccacaaaaccagtcttaagtcgctggggtatatttgtagcaatagccaacaatacactgtatgggtcaaaattattgatttttcttttatgccaaaaatcattaggaaattaagtaaagatcatgttccatgaagattttttgtaaaattcctactataaatatatcaaaatgtaatttttgattagtaatatgcattgttaagaacttaatttggacaactttaaatgtgattttctcagtattttgatttttttgcaccctcagattccagattttcaaatagttgtatctcggccaaatattgtcccatcataacaaaccatacatcaatagaaagcgtatttattgagctttcatatgatgtatatatctcagttttgtaaaatttaaccttatgactggttttgtggtctagggtcacatatgtcacagtttactttattttgctatcctcacttacataaacgAACTACAGTGTCCTGCATAAACAAATGCCACTCAGAATCCAAAGTAAATTCCTTTCTTtgtcaataaacaaacaaataaacccATGACTGTACCTCACTCCCATCTTGCAGTCCATGACGTTGGGCAACTCAAAGTTGGCCAGAAGGTCTTTCATTCTGAGAAAAAGCTCTCCATCTTTGTTGACCACTCCATAGTAGCTGGGCACAAAGGAATGTAAAACATCCTCTTTCAGCTTCTCGAAACACAGCTTCTCATTCTCTGAGAACTTCTTCAGTATGGAGCCCCCATCCCCTGCTTTAAAGCTGCCTGGGCagaaacacaaacacagacaaagGATGACTAGAGTCACTGGAGCACATATAATCAACGCTGAACCACACAGCCAGTCAGCCAGATCTTAGTCAGGATGTGTGCCTTCATCATCAACATTGCAAATGACTGTGCACACATTCATAGCGTTAAAATGGGTAAATTATAGTGAATAggcgaaaaggcagaataaattataccgaacaatgacgtgacatgATCAAacagaggcgcgcactaatgcagcaaacgtgTCTGCAGTGTGGAAGCaattaaaactgtcagagaaaaacgcaaaaatcattacaagcaccgacagcgagagactgtttagtatcgcattgcatgtcttcgatgagaaaaaaaggggtggttgttgctggttactgtatgatgactgaaatcgcaaaatagccttaaaccattagtaaataaactacagaacgttatgttgtctaatacacattcaaattgtatgtattctgacagtGCTGCATGAGAtcattagccagggttcaaagtccaaagcgtgaggaaaatctgcctgatgagaatcattcataaatctgctgctgtcagcaaaaagtagtactgaggtcttcctgcgggcagtgttgttttcgtcaacgatgacgatgacgaaatcatttcgttgacgccactttttttcatgacgataacgagacgatgacgagataaaaatggctcgttgatgactaaaacatgacgagacgtgtgtgagtttttgttgacgagacgagaatagacgaaaatgttagtgggtggtccgtcagacgtttaaaatgcatgacatttctgcttattgtgcatgccaattaaaaccggaaaatatctgccactatggcaagccgttttagcattaaatactctttgctatactagtatggcaagccgttttagcattccatccttgtttgtcttttatgttttaaaacattccttcattattgtaattattggtgaaaatagtcgatccggaagctcacattgtgttgaaatatagatctgctattttcagaacttacaagtgacactacccaacagcaaaatacttactgaccaacattaatttgttaaaagactacttttcccccttttttgactaaaactagactaaaacctttttgacttttcgtcgactaaaactagactaaaacctttttgacttttcgtcgactaaaattggactaaaactatcacatatagaagtgactaaaatttgactaaaactaataagcattttagtccaaaagactaagactatgactaaatctaagatggttgtcaaaaacaacactgcctacgggtttccgccaaaataaaagtcaacattcataaatgttagcattgcaattttactgttgttctgtaaaataaaataaaaaatatgataaaaaagaacgttcctttgctcagcaaggctgcatttatttttacattaaaaaacacatgcctgattcaagaagggggtcttaaaaatggccaaagaatactAACTTTAAGTTAaactgtgctttgttggtaggctataatgtctactagaatgttaaaaatgttcagtgttaagtaaatatttttaaatcgttgttttgtaattgattttttttttgttgaaaagcaagacaaaactgtaaaaagtacattttggctatttaatttacgCAATGGTGAAAACAAATTGGCAAAAtaccttcggcccagtgtttaattttattcggcttcggccaagaattttcatttcagtgcatccctagtaaatAATTTGTTTGATCATTTATCTGATGTGTTGATGAAAATAAGTTTATACGTACGCTGTCATGGTTTTGGCATGTAAATATGCATGAGTCAAGTGTCATCGCATAACACTACTCATGACCACTTCCCTAAAATGGTATCAAATGACTGTACTTCCtcatgtattttttgtttttaaaaagtgttGTTTACAATAAAACAGCCAGAGGGATCAGCTAAAATCAGTGACATTTTTGCCAGAGCAGCAATCCATCTGCAAATTTGATGGAGAAGATTACTGACAGcacagaaaaaaatctaaaaataagttAAAAGCTACAAATAAACGCAAAGCTACAGTACATGAAGTATGCTTTTTACCCTATTTttgatttttaatcatttaataattataatcatttgtttttttaatcttaaattaCTGGTTGCTTGTTGATAATCACAAACATTGTAAATTGCAGTCCCATACCCCGGAAACTGCAGACTGTGTAAATATGGAACTGAAACATGAATTTACATTGGACTAAAATGTGCAGCATTTTTTGGGTGGAGGTTTACCTTTATGGCCTGCTAACTGAACCCAGGACAGTCTTCTTCGTTGTGAAGTGAGTAATGGGCAATTGACAATAGTCTTCAGCTTCCACCAGGCATTGATTTGCTGAAACACATGAAAACACAATCATCCGTGACTATGAAATAAGTGCATTAAATATAGGTTTGGGtaatatggcaaaaatatcatatcacattttttttttttttcagaaatatcacgatttaTGATTTTATGCACAATCTTttttctttgtcatgttggttttactattttgcaaattgtctgagcagtacagccaaactaatttccctgtttcaaagccttacaaggtaacaaaatataaaataaaacgaatggcagatgtttaggccaaatTGGGCAAagataaaaaaatctttaatctttgttattaaaaaatatgaaacaaagaCAGGCAACaagttacaaatacacataacatacaaataaaacaaatgttcaggtacagtaggtgtatttagcagtagcattcaagaaattgaatgaacaaatataaaaataaaacactatacaTAAGCTATCtattgactcttattaaagcaactgtatttaagttcttcagtcaa from Garra rufa chromosome 21, GarRuf1.0, whole genome shotgun sequence includes:
- the itpka gene encoding inositol-trisphosphate 3-kinase A translates to MPKQRRRSLREAVFSRSSPVCDGSRRGGGGGGGGRAGNFSSTDICDDQAQMAEQHSGQAGFLSDANTGRGCLVPQVTITSDGDSREITEEDLEEEVNGRLRRKLSNSSISSNGSSTAFDESEDDILSDNETKSKGIVTLEHFGDSVDSGEQINAWWKLKTIVNCPLLTSQRRRLSWVQLAGHKGSFKAGDGGSILKKFSENEKLCFEKLKEDVLHSFVPSYYGVVNKDGELFLRMKDLLANFELPNVMDCKMGVRTYLEEELVRARVKPKLREDLYNKMLEVDSEAPTAEEKKQKAVTKPRYMQWRESLSSTNTLGFRIEGIKRGETCKTDFKKTRSKEDVIQVFKDFVEGNKNIINSYITRLEAIKQALKASEFFKKHEVIGSSLLFIHDHTEKAEVWLIDFGKTTPLRDGQNLDHYRPWEEGNQEDGYLWGLDNLLQTLSSLTRE